Part of the Candidatus Hydrogenedentota bacterium genome, CGACAGCCCGCGAATTATATGCGGTACTCGCGGAATCCACAGGCTGGGCGCAGCCCACGGTAGTCACATTCTTGCGGCGGCTCGAGGCCAAGGGGCTGGTGTCTCACAGCAAGGAGAAGGGCCAGCGGGCCTTCCTCTACCGGCCCAACCAGCGCGGGCGCTCGGCGGGCCGGGAGCAGGTGAAGAACCTGGTGAACCGGGTCTTTGGCGGCAACCCCGTGCCGCTTATGTCCATGTTTGTGGAAGAGGAAGCGCTCACGAAAGAGCAGATCACGGCGCTGCGGCAGTTGCTCGATGAGCAGGAAAAAAAGAAGGGAGGCAGGGTATGAACCGCATGATCGAAGCGCTCAACGGGATTGCGGCGGCATGGTGGGATTGGACGGTGGCGTCCACGTGGCAGGGGGCCTTGCTTCTGTCGGTAGTCGGGGTGATCTTGGCCGCGGGCAGGTCGCTGCGGCCGGGCTTCCGCTACGGCCTGCTGCTGGTGGTGCTGCTGAAGTTCGCCTTGCCGCCGGTCTTCGGCGTGGCCTACGGGTTTTCGGATCTGCTGGCGCGCGCATTCAGCGGTGTCCCCGCACCGGCGTTGAACACGGACGTGTACGAAGTTGTGGTTGCGCCGCCTCCGCCAGCAACAGCGACGGTGCCTGCGCCCGCTCCCCTGGCGCGTATAGCGCCTCAAGCGCCCGCGCTTTCTCCGCTGGCGTGGTTGCTGGTCCTGGAGGTGGCGGGCGCCGGGATGCTCCTCTTCCTGATCGCGCGCCAGTGGCGTGTGGCGAGGCAATTACTGCGCGGGGGCGTCGACGGCGATGAACCCTTGCGGCAGCGCTTTCGGGCGGCTGTCCGCGCCATGAAGCTGCGGCGCACGCCCCGGCTCTGTCTCAGCGACGGGGCCAGCGCGCCGCAATCCGGCGGCATCCTGCGTCCCTTCGTTCTGCTGCCTTCGTGGGCCGCGGCGATGCCAGCGGACGAGCTCGAAATCCTCCTCGCGCACGAACTCGCCCATGTGCGGCGCAGGGACGCGCTGGTCAACGGTTTCCAGGCTGCGGCACAGGCACTGCTCTGGTGGAACCCCGCCGTGTGGTGGCTGAACCCCCGCATCCGCGAGGAACGCGAGTTTTGCTGCGACGACCTGGTGCTCGCGCGCGGGATAGCCAGCGGGGAGGCCTATTCGCGGGCCTTGGTCAATGTTGCGGAACGTGTTTCGTTGCCCGCGTCTCCCTGGGCCATGGCGGGCATGGCGGACAACTTTCGCGCGCTCGACCGGCGCGTGCGGATGGCGCTGGACGGCGGACATGGACGCCGAGGCTGGGGGCACTACGGGGCGATGGTGGTCGTAGTGCTGGTGGCGGGGTGGGTACTGCCTGGCGCGACTGATGAGGCGACCGATGAACGCAAGGAGGGGTTCGATCCCGTCGGGAAGAGCGCCGATGAGACGTCAATTGATTCTGTTACGGTTAACGATGCGCCGGGAAGGGCCGATGCGGAGGAGGAACTGGTGATCGCGTCGGAAGGTACAGCCGTGCCGGAACCCGAGAATTTCTTGCCCGGACTCGAGTATCAAATCCTGAACATGACCGCGGAAAGAATTTCCAGGGATCACGTCAAGCCGGGTGTCATGGGACCGTTCGGGCCGCGGGACCACCGGATGACGGTTTTTGAGGAAGTCAGCTTGACGCTCCACTCGGCGCAGCATGCCGTGGACATTAATATCAAGGCAAAACGACTGGAACACACCACAGGCAGCGACAGCGACGGCCTGATGGTGTGGGAAGGCGATGTGGAGGCGCAATTCGCCGAGTTTACCGCACAGGCCGAGCGCCTGGAGTTTACCTCAACCTTTCTGTTTTTCAATGCGAATCTCTTATTGAGGGACTTCGGCACGGTCCAAGCTGAGCAGATTCGCGTGGACCCAGTAGCCAGGCGCATCGATGTACTGAACGGCACCGTTGACGAGGCGCGCCTGAAGGAAGCCTTCGGCGAGAACGCCACGTACGCACCCAGGGGCGAATGGCTGACACTGCCCTTTGCCGTCGTTCGGCAGATTGTGGTCGATGCGTGGATAATGGAGGTTGACCGTGATGCGGACCTGAAATTGCCCGATGCGATGAGGCGCGTATCCGAGAACGACAGCCCTGCGTCAAGAACCGTTACGGGCGGAAGTGAGCAGGATCCAAAGGCTCTTGTTGCGGGAACCGCGAGTAACGAGGAGTGGTCCGTTTGCAAAGCGGGAATCATGGAACTTGTCGACGCGGGCCGCGGCAAAATTGTAGGTGCGCCCAAGTTAATCACCCTTGACGGACAGGAGGCGACGATTTCGATTGGGACCGAAGTTCCATACACGCAGGATGACGAGATCGCTTATGAATTTGAAGGTATGAAATTGGGTGTTCTGGTTTCGGTTGTAACCGCGGAAAATGGCTCGGAAGGCTTCGACATCAGGCTCAACTACACGCGCACAACGCAACAGGACCCTGACGCCACGCCTCCGGTTTTTGAAACCGCCGAGACGGCGCATTCCATTCGGTTGGAAAGTATTCACGATCCGAGATGGATTTACTTCATGACGGTGCGGCCGGGAGCGCGTCATGAGTTGGTGGCGTTCCGTGTTTCGCTGGTCCGGCCGGGCGGTCAACCCGCATAGGCAGTTGCGGGGAACGGTCCCTCGGTCCGTGCGGCCAATTCGATAGCGAAATCACGGTGTTTGGTGTAAAATACAAGGCGGCGCGATCGGTAGGTCGACCGATCTACCGGCGTGGAGTCGTATTGACGGTATGGATCGTAGAGGACGACAAACCCTTTCGACTGGTGACAGCGTACCCGGATGATTTCAAATGATTGCTGAACATTCACTTGTGGTATTGGACTGCGAGCCGCCGCACGACAAACTGAATCGTGGTGACGTGGGAACTGTGGTGCATGTTTACCAAGGCGGTCGCGGATATGAGATCGAGTTTGTCGATGGCGGGGGACGGACAGTGGCGCTTGTCACCGTTGATGCCGGCGATCTTCGGCCAATAGAACCTGGTGAACTTCTCCACGCCCGACGTACAGCTTAGATCGCAGAAACACGATTCGAGGGGAGCGGCGGATCGGGTCGCTCCCCCTCTCTGACAAGAACAGTTCCCAACCACCACCCGCTGAATCGAGTGTGTTATGCACTGCGAACATGATCAACTTCACCTCGGGGTTGTACAATGAAGCAAGGAGGTGCAATCCATGACGAAGCTGCTGGAGAAGGCCTTTGCCGAGGCCGCGAAGCTGCCCGAGGAGGCGCAGGATCGCATCGCTGCGCAACTGCTCCAAGAGCTGGCGGACGAAGCGAAGTGGGACACTTCATTTGCCGCCTCCGCTTCCCAACTCGAGCGGCTTGCGGCCGAGGCTCTGGAGGAGTACCGGGCTGGTCGAACTCTGGAGTCGGGGTTTGACGAGCTTTGAATTCGCATGTCACTGCGGAATTCCGCCGCTTATTTATGAATCTCCCGAACGAGGTGCGTCAGCGCGCACGCCACAGCTACCTGCTCTGGAAGGAGAACCCGGCTCATCCCGGTGTTCAGTTCAAGCGGGTGCACCGCCGCCAGCCCATTTACTCGGTGCGGATCGGTATCGATTGGCGCGCTGTCGGCCTTCGGCAGGGGGAGACGATTATTTGGTTCTGGATCGGTTCACACGCTGAGTACGACGCCTTGCTCAAGCGTCTTTGATGGTCGATGTGAGGTTGCATAACATAGCATGCAGCAGAAGGCGCACCGCACCGCCGCCGAACTGATGCGTTAGACGCCAAGAAGACGTCATGACCGTCAAGAACGCCGTGATGCGTACGGCCGGACGTCCACGCCGGCTCAAGTTGTCCCGACTTCTCGTGGCCGCCGATCACCGCGATGCCCTGGTGAACGCGAGGCTATTGCGCTTCGAATTAATGTGTCGCGGTTTGTCAGTCCCTTGACGCTGCCACATGCCCACGTATCGTCTCCAGCACCATCGCATCCCATTCCGGCGCCACGGCGTGGTTCATCAGCGGCTTGTTGAGCATTTCCTTCTTGCCCTGGAGGTTGTTGTATGCCGCATAGACGCTGGTGGGGCGGCAGTGAGAAAAATAAGCGGAGAGGCGTTAACGACGGCGGCGTCAGCCACGGGAGAGCTCACGGTCGAGGTCGTCAAAATCTACCTGAAATGAATCCCTTCCCATCCGGGCCAGCGCCAGGAGGAAGTCAGTCCGGCACATGCCCGCGACCTGTGCGGCGATTTCCTGGGAGACTTTGC contains:
- a CDS encoding DUF4926 domain-containing protein, whose translation is MIAEHSLVVLDCEPPHDKLNRGDVGTVVHVYQGGRGYEIEFVDGGGRTVALVTVDAGDLRPIEPGELLHARRTA
- a CDS encoding UPF0175 family protein — translated: MTTMTVELPEGVLGALRLSPADFPGELRLAAAVTWYESGKVSQEIAAQVAGMCRTDFLLALARMGRDSFQVDFDDLDRELSRG
- a CDS encoding BlaI/MecI/CopY family transcriptional regulator, encoding MAPLISEAEAQVLQALVEMEEATARELYAVLAESTGWAQPTVVTFLRRLEAKGLVSHSKEKGQRAFLYRPNQRGRSAGREQVKNLVNRVFGGNPVPLMSMFVEEEALTKEQITALRQLLDEQEKKKGGRV